Proteins encoded in a region of the Natronorubrum halophilum genome:
- a CDS encoding oxidoreductase, producing the protein MVTLEDPIEIGGTTIPNRLYRAPLLECAGNGPDAVDALIDDLEPAAASGVGLLCQGATIVRGDGGCAAPGMTRVHDPEFVSRLSRLTDRIHDHGSRIFLQLEHGGLRSMETWHAEYRREHPDLEQLAVSEPPWQLQSLDRLGFLEYDPHVLTTAEVYDLAADFGRSAEYAVDAGYDGIHLSGANMGIVQQFLSPFYNRRDDEFGGSPEARLEFLALVHEEIRERAGDVPLMTKVPAETPAPPSPLVRRKLSLEDGIEIARRLEEIGYDAVVPVQTSVVWDMSIVRGEYPERAWANEGLQAEYDAAFGGPTHKRLVSVANRVQSLQYDFEPAWNADFCRRVRERVSIPVLAEGGVRERARMDRLLGDSSGESSDGGESPACDMVGMARPFYAEPRLGARLLETGSEDDGSRVLCESCNNCTVPQVTGAPGICRTPDVLRKRGELERNGAYERT; encoded by the coding sequence GGCACGACGATTCCGAACCGGCTCTATCGCGCGCCGCTGCTCGAATGTGCGGGCAACGGCCCCGACGCCGTCGACGCACTAATCGACGACCTCGAGCCGGCCGCAGCGTCGGGCGTCGGACTCCTCTGCCAAGGCGCGACGATCGTCCGCGGCGACGGCGGCTGTGCCGCGCCGGGGATGACCCGCGTCCACGACCCCGAGTTCGTCTCGCGGCTCTCGCGGCTCACCGACCGGATTCACGACCACGGGAGCCGGATCTTCCTCCAACTCGAGCACGGCGGGCTCCGAAGTATGGAGACCTGGCACGCCGAGTACCGACGGGAGCATCCGGACCTCGAGCAACTCGCCGTCTCGGAGCCGCCGTGGCAGTTGCAGTCACTCGATCGGCTCGGGTTCCTCGAGTACGATCCGCACGTCCTCACGACTGCGGAAGTGTACGACCTCGCGGCCGATTTCGGCCGGTCGGCCGAGTACGCCGTCGACGCGGGCTACGACGGCATCCACCTCTCGGGCGCGAACATGGGGATCGTCCAGCAGTTTCTCTCGCCCTTCTACAACCGCCGCGACGACGAGTTCGGTGGGAGTCCCGAGGCCAGACTCGAGTTTCTCGCGCTCGTCCACGAGGAGATCCGCGAGCGCGCCGGTGACGTCCCCCTGATGACCAAGGTGCCCGCCGAGACGCCCGCGCCGCCGTCGCCGCTCGTTCGCCGGAAACTGTCGCTCGAGGACGGGATCGAAATCGCCCGCCGACTCGAAGAAATCGGCTACGACGCGGTGGTTCCCGTCCAGACGTCGGTCGTCTGGGATATGAGCATCGTCCGCGGTGAGTACCCCGAGCGGGCGTGGGCGAACGAGGGACTGCAGGCGGAGTACGACGCGGCCTTCGGCGGTCCGACGCACAAGCGACTCGTCTCGGTGGCGAATCGGGTCCAGTCGCTGCAGTACGACTTCGAACCCGCGTGGAACGCGGACTTCTGCCGGCGCGTTCGCGAACGGGTGTCGATACCCGTGCTGGCAGAGGGCGGGGTCCGCGAGCGAGCGCGGATGGATCGGTTGCTGGGGGACTCGAGCGGTGAATCCAGCGACGGGGGGGAGTCGCCGGCCTGCGACATGGTCGGCATGGCCCGGCCCTTCTACGCCGAACCGCGGTTAGGGGCGCGACTACTCGAGACTGGGTCTGAAGACGACGGCTCGCGCGTGCTCTGTGAGAGCTGTAACAACTGTACGGTGCCGCAGGTGACCGGTGCCCCAGGAATCTGCCGGACGCCGGACGTGCTTCGAAAGCGCGGCGAACTCGAGCGAAACGGGGCGTACGAACGGACCTGA
- a CDS encoding rhodanese-like domain-containing protein, whose translation MNRRQVLTAGAAMAATVVAGCLSGDGDVEQGDGYGPESDTVPDERSIDTDAYETQTFEGVEVPLAPITDVYYWYQRRESRIADARGADQFKESRIVGAAFSKAPDGVDDDPTDDWATDDRIVTYCGCPHHLSGLRAASLIDDGYEEVYALDEGFQAWIDQGYPIEGTEVSSERVSYEIRGQSDPAYAGEMVWLEQLDADRAEAAPIADDGSYTLQLHYAGSTDSPFRVEAPDYATEGTLEELTSDTITV comes from the coding sequence ATGAATCGACGGCAGGTTCTCACGGCAGGGGCGGCGATGGCCGCTACGGTTGTCGCCGGCTGTCTCAGTGGTGACGGCGATGTCGAGCAGGGCGACGGATACGGTCCGGAATCGGATACCGTCCCCGACGAGCGGTCGATCGATACCGACGCCTACGAGACGCAGACGTTCGAGGGCGTCGAGGTTCCACTTGCACCGATAACGGACGTCTACTACTGGTATCAGCGACGGGAGTCCCGTATTGCCGATGCGCGAGGTGCTGACCAGTTCAAGGAGAGTCGCATCGTCGGTGCAGCGTTTAGCAAAGCGCCCGACGGTGTCGACGACGATCCGACCGACGACTGGGCCACCGACGATCGGATCGTCACGTACTGCGGGTGTCCACACCACCTCTCCGGACTGCGTGCTGCGTCGCTGATCGACGACGGCTACGAGGAGGTGTACGCGCTCGACGAGGGGTTCCAGGCGTGGATCGATCAGGGCTATCCGATCGAGGGAACGGAGGTCTCGTCCGAGCGGGTGAGCTACGAGATACGAGGACAGTCGGATCCCGCGTACGCCGGGGAGATGGTCTGGCTCGAGCAACTCGACGCGGATCGGGCCGAAGCCGCGCCGATCGCCGACGACGGCTCGTACACGCTCCAACTCCACTACGCGGGCTCGACCGACTCCCCCTTCAGAGTCGAGGCCCCCGACTACGCGACCGAGGGAACGCTCGAGGAACTGACGAGCGACACGATTACGGTCTGA